The window GCGCTCGGGTTGCGGGAGTCGCGCAACGACGCACTCGGCAGGAACCTCGGCGGCCTCGACTGGTGGGGCATCGCCACCGTCGTCCTCGGCCTCACCCTCGCCAGCCTCGGCATCGACAATGTCAACGCCTACGGGTGGGCGTCCCCGCTGTCGAGCGGCTTCATGGTCGCGGGCGCGGCCATCCTGGCGGCCTTCGCGCTCATTGAACTGCGTGTGGCGAAGAATCCGCTCGTGCACCCCGAGCTCGTCCGGAACCGCCCCTTCGTCGCACTCCTCGTCGTCGGCACGATCGGAAACATCGGAGCGAACGTGTTCCTGCTGATGGCCACGTTCGAGCTGCAGAACGTCCGCGGCTTCACGCCGGCGGTGACGGGGCTTCTTTTTGTCAGCGCCTCGGTCGGGGTGGCGCTGTCGGGGCCGATCGGGGGCTGGGCCTGTGCACGGTGGCCCGCACCGCGCGTGCTCGCGGTGGCGAACGTCGTCGGTGCGGCGAGCCTCGTGCTGCTGGCATTGAGCGGCTGGCTACCGCTTTACCTCGTGGCGATGTTCGTCAGCGGCGTCACCTGTGGCATGGCCTACTCCGTCGCGCAGATCGGGGTGCAGTCCGCCGTTCCGCCGCAGCAGGCGGGCGAGGCGACGAGTTTCCTCCTGATGCCGGTCATCGCGCTCGGTGGCCTGAGCGTCGTGATCGCGAGCGGCGTCGTCGAAGCGATCGGGAACGGTACGCCCACCGCCGGCGGCATCGACGCGGTGCTGGTCGGTGCGGCGGCGGCAATGGTGGTGTCGGGCGTCTCGCTCCTTTTCGCCGAGCGCGCCGGAGCTCTGGGATCACCGGGCACGCCGGCTTCCTCCGGTCCCGCGGGTGCGAACATGGCGGTGTGACGGAGCCGGTTCAGCACGAAGCGAGGGAGACGCGTTTCGACGGCTGAATGGGCTACGGCTCAGGCGGTGCTGTCGAGCACCAGTCGGGCCGTCTCCGCTGGC of the Microbacterium invictum genome contains:
- a CDS encoding MFS transporter — translated: MRSMLRFLPVGLALLCVQLDFFSLNLAVPTIATSLDLPVTDLQWLTSAYLLGIGAITVPSGRLGDILGRKRVVIAGLVIFAVTSAICGASTELLPLVVSRAIQGVGAALILPNAFALVTNQTSDKERPVVIGTMIGFSGIGTAIGPVVGGLLAATVGWPWVFWINVPVAVAAIIGALGLRESRNDALGRNLGGLDWWGIATVVLGLTLASLGIDNVNAYGWASPLSSGFMVAGAAILAAFALIELRVAKNPLVHPELVRNRPFVALLVVGTIGNIGANVFLLMATFELQNVRGFTPAVTGLLFVSASVGVALSGPIGGWACARWPAPRVLAVANVVGAASLVLLALSGWLPLYLVAMFVSGVTCGMAYSVAQIGVQSAVPPQQAGEATSFLLMPVIALGGLSVVIASGVVEAIGNGTPTAGGIDAVLVGAAAAMVVSGVSLLFAERAGALGSPGTPASSGPAGANMAV